The following proteins are encoded in a genomic region of Arachis ipaensis cultivar K30076 chromosome B02, Araip1.1, whole genome shotgun sequence:
- the LOC107627592 gene encoding protein FAR1-RELATED SEQUENCE 5-like, producing the protein MRTNCEAKLSIYFDKTERCWKVWKVVTELNHDLTPASMVHLIANHREMTDATKAQIDGLHASGIATSKIVGYMAGMASRYSLLGFLKKDVYNYADRIRRANISDGDANAAIVYLEGKAGSDPMSVARYSVTKEERLANLIWADGASRVDYQYFGDVLAFDSTYKKNKYKKPLVIFSGSNNHKQTTIFGFRLLFDESVTSYKSMLENLFEVMCKKKPSVVVTNGDKNVTSNVKDAVLRSSFRRWLYVDIEIEEFEMKWEHAVADYDLHGKEWATQMYERRRMWANAYLRDKFCAGFRTTSRCERINAFVKKFSKTTHTIIELVQNLELVVREYQNKELLLHFNSMNSIPVMTTGLTSIEQHATSVYTREVFTDVKKQIVRAAALILISKKRCLNTMVYTDEEYKLPAMRIKVAFGRSLEKIDCQCNFWRKNRYPCKHMFFVMKSEHVTAIPDALVL; encoded by the exons ATGCGGACCAATTGCGAGGCTAAGCTCTCCATATACTTTGACAAAACTGAGCGTTGTTGGAAGGTGTGGAAAGTTGTGACAGAACTTAATCACGACTTAACGCCTGCATCGATGGTCCATCTGATTGCCAACCATCGTGAAATGACCGATGCAACAAAGGCTCAGATTGATGGGTTGCATGCAAGTGGCATTGCCACATCGAAGATTGTGGGATACATGGCCGGAATGGCTAGTAGGTACTCGTTGTTGGGTTTCTTGAAGAAGGATGTGTACAACTACGCTGATAGAATCCGACGCGCTAACATATCGGATGGCGATGCGAATGCGGCTATTGTTTATCTGGAGGGAAAGGCTGGTTCGGATCCCATGTCGGTTGCTAGATATAGTGTAACAAAAGAAGAAAGGCTGGCAAATTTAATTTGGGCCGATGGAGCTAGCAGAGTTGATTATCAATATTTTGGAGATGTGCTGGCCTTCGACTCGACCTATAAGAAAAACAAGTACAAAAAACCTCTTGTGATTTTTTCAGGGTCTAACAATCACAAGCAAACCACGATTTTTGGGTTTCGGCTATTATTTGATGAGAGTGTCACTTCTTACAAGTCGATGTTAGAAAATCTGTTTGAGGTGATGTGCAAGAAGAAACCCTCTGTGGTTGTGACTAACGGGGATAAG AATGTTACCTCGAATGTGAAAGATGCAGTTTTACGTAGCTCTTTTAGAAGGTGGTTATATGTTGACATAGAAATAGAGGAGTTTGAGATGAAGTGGGAGCATGCGGTTGCTGATTATGACCTACATGGAAAGGAGTGGGCCACCCAAATGTATGAGAGGAGGAGGATGTGGGCAAATGCATATCTGCGAGATAAGTTTTGCGCTGGTTTTCGGACAACGTCTCGATGTGAAAGGATTAATGCCTTTGTAAAAAAGTTCTCGAAGACAACCCACACTATAATTGAGTTAGTTCAGAATTTAGAGTTGGTGGTCCGGGAGTACCAAAATAAGGAGTTACTACTCCACTTCAACTCCATGAATTCCATTCCAGTCATGACCACTGGTTTGACCTCGATTGAGCAACATGCCACCTCAGTGTATACGAGAGAAGTTTTTACTGATGTCAAAAAACAGATAGTTCGAGCTGCAGCGTTGATTCTTATATCCAAGAAAAGGTGCCTAAACACAATGGTCTACACGGATGAGGAGTACAAGCTTCCAGCTATGAGAATCAAGGTTGCATTTGGCAGGTCCTTGGAAAAAATTGACTGCCAATGTAACTTTTGGAGGAAGAATAGGTATCCCTGTAAACATATGTTCTTCGTGATGAAGTCTGAACATGTGACAGCGATCCCGGATGCACTTGTGTTGTAG
- the LOC107627593 gene encoding protein FAR1-RELATED SEQUENCE 5-like, whose protein sequence is MRTNCEAKLSIYFDKTERCWKVWKVVTELNHDLTPASMVHLIANHREMTDATKAQIDGLHASGIATSKIVGYMAGMASRYSLLGFLKKDVYNYADRIRRANISDGDANAAIVYLEGKAGSDPMSVARYSVTKEERLANLIWADGASRVDYQYFGDVLAFDSTYKKNKYKKPLVIFSGSNNHKQTTIFGFRLLFDESVTSYKSMLENLFEVMCKKKPSVVVTNGDKNVTSNVKDAVLRSSFRRWLYVDIEIEEFEMKWEHAVADYDLHGKEWATQMYERRRMWANAYLRDKFCAGFRTTSRCERINAFVKKFSKTTHTIIELVQNLELVVREYQNKELLLHFNSMNSIPVMTTGLTSIEQHATSVYTREVFTDVKKQIVRAAALILISKKRCLNTMVYTDEEYKLPAMRIKVAFGRSLEKIDCQCNFWRKNRYPCKHMFFVMKSEHVTAIPDALVL, encoded by the exons ATGCGGACCAATTGCGAGGCTAAGCTCTCCATATACTTTGACAAAACTGAGCGTTGTTGGAAGGTGTGGAAAGTTGTGACAGAACTTAATCACGACTTAACGCCTGCATCGATGGTCCATCTGATTGCCAACCATCGTGAAATGACCGATGCAACAAAGGCTCAGATTGATGGGTTGCATGCAAGTGGCATTGCCACATCGAAGATTGTGGGATACATGGCCGGAATGGCTAGTAGGTACTCGTTGTTGGGTTTCTTGAAGAAGGATGTGTACAACTACGCTGATAGAATCCGACGCGCTAACATATCGGATGGCGATGCGAATGCGGCTATTGTTTATCTGGAGGGAAAGGCTGGTTCGGATCCCATGTCGGTTGCTAGATATAGTGTAACAAAAGAAGAAAGGCTGGCAAATTTAATTTGGGCCGATGGAGCTAGCAGAGTTGATTATCAATATTTTGGAGATGTGCTGGCCTTCGACTCGACCTATAAGAAAAACAAGTACAAAAAACCTCTTGTGATTTTTTCAGGGTCTAACAACCACAAGCAAACCACGATTTTTGGGTTTCGGCTATTATTTGATGAGAGTGTCACTTCTTACAAGTCGATGTTAGAAAATCTGTTTGAGGTGATGTGCAAGAAGAAACCCTCTGTGGTTGTGACTAACGGGGATAAG AATGTTACCTCGAATGTGAAAGATGCAGTTTTACGTAGCTCTTTTAGAAGGTGGTTATATGTTGACATAGAAATAGAGGAGTTTGAGATGAAGTGGGAGCATGCGGTTGCTGATTATGACCTACATGGAAAGGAGTGGGCCACCCAAATGTATGAGAGGAGGAGGATGTGGGCAAATGCATATCTGCGAGATAAGTTTTGCGCTGGTTTTCGGACAACGTCTCGATGTGAAAGGATTAATGCCTTTGTAAAAAAGTTCTCGAAGACAACCCACACTATAATTGAGTTAGTTCAGAATTTAGAGTTGGTGGTCCGGGAGTACCAAAATAAGGAGTTACTACTCCACTTCAACTCCATGAATTCCATTCCAGTCATGACCACTGGTTTGACCTCGATTGAGCAACATGCCACCTCAGTGTATACGAGAGAAGTTTTTACTGATGTCAAAAAACAGATAGTTCGAGCTGCAGCGTTGATTCTTATATCCAAGAAAAGGTGCCTAAACACAATGGTCTACACGGATGAGGAGTACAAGCTTCCAGCTATGAGAATCAAGGTTGCATTTGGCAGGTCCTTGGAAAAAATTGACTGCCAATGTAACTTTTGGAGGAAGAATAGGTATCCCTGTAAACATATGTTCTTCGTGATGAAGTCTGAACATGTGACAGCGATCCCGGATGCACTTGTGTTGTAG